Proteins encoded together in one Gigantopelta aegis isolate Gae_Host chromosome 8, Gae_host_genome, whole genome shotgun sequence window:
- the LOC121379691 gene encoding uncharacterized protein LOC121379691 yields MELCNDAQRKQHDTQLTQDQLSIIDAPGNITVLLIVSILTDHWIYKGFKVENLKAELRRLRGVTISVPLDTKSYVEIVFLTEESRRDDLKLGDVIVHYLPPLYIDIWTNGSTDAGDAQVVTHVVLFQQYGNIYRECDDLEDGVRMQLGMKAIRPEKCTKFLLSPLYSTTVAVLGDEAVLCKYCSVCVCVWCVCVCANANYITFVLGITLITTIALFNGKCHLQRRQEPLSEFNIPYKEILIRHRTYSYNWSFVLAWICVALTFCSSFAWLYKAQDLVVDEKAEQKVNLRFVKNPHRKLSLSLKRERYL; encoded by the exons ATGGAATTATGTAACGATGCACAGAGGAAGCAACACGACACGCAGCTGACACAGGATCAACTCTCAATTATTGATGCTCCGG GAAACATCACCGTCCTGCTGATCGTTTCAATACTGACGGACCACTGGATTTACAAAGGGTTTAAGGTGGAAAACCTGAAAGCTGAACTTCGCCGGTTGCGAGGGGTGACCATCAGTGTCCCCCTTGACACAAAGTCGTATGTGGAAATCGTGTTTTTAACGGAGGAATCACGGCGAGACGATCTGAAACTTGGTGACGTCATAGTGCACTACCTCCCGCCGTTGTACATAGACATTTGGACGAACGGCAGCACGGACGCCGGGGATGCCCAGGTGGTAACGCACGTTGTCCTCTTTCAACAGTATGGGAATATTTACAGAGAGTGCGATGACCTGGAAG ACGGAGTTCGCATGCAGTTGGGAATGAAGGCGATACGTCCTGAAAAATGCACCAAGTTTCTACTGTCTCCGCTCTACTCCACCACGGTCGCCGTACTGGGAGACGAGGCAGTGTTGTGTAAGTactgcagtgtgtgtgtgtgtgtgtggtgtgtgtgtgtgtgt GCCAATGCtaattatattacttttgttttagGAATAACTCTAATAACGACGATAGCCTTATTCAACGGAAAGTGCCACCTGCAGCGAAGACAAGAACCACTCTCCGAATTCAATATTCCATACAAGGAAATACTCATACGTCACAGAACCTACAGTTATAATTGGTCCTTTGTTCTCGCGTGGATATGTGTGGCCTTGACATTCTGTTCCTCATTTGCATGGCTGTACAAAGCTCAGGACCTGGTTGTCGATGAAAAAGCTGAACAGAAAGTCAACCTGCGCTTCGTTAAAAATCCACATCGGAAATTAAGTTTATCTTTGAAAAGAGAGCGCTACTTATAG